Genomic segment of Paenibacillus sp. FSL R5-0912:
GAGGAACAGAATCTTGAGATTCGCGGATTTTTTTATCGCGCTATCGATAATCGTATTAATATTTAAAGGCAGCATATCTTCCCTCCTGATCATTGCGCTATTTCCCGGCTTGGCCTATGCCAAGCGGTTCTCCTGCAATCTAATGGTAGCGCCCCCTGCCCTTTTCCGCCTTAACGATCCCGACTTTCTTTAGCATGATATCGACATGACCGTGTTAATAATAACGCAGCGCATTCGACTTGAGCCTATTTGCTCCAATCTAGTACTGCTATCAAATGCAGCGCTCTTGGCAGCACCCGAAGCGGCCCTTAGATTTCCTCCGTTTCGGTAGAGACAGCCGTATCTTGCCTCTGACGCAGCCGCCGGCGGTACGCTCCGGGAGTCAGTCCAAACCTCGAACTGAACAGGCGTGTCAGATAGTTCGGATCTTGAATGCCTACCCGTTCGGCAATTTCCGAAATACCCAGCACCGTACCGCCCAGCAGCTTTTTGGCTTCTTCCAGGCGCAGATGGAGTACATACTGCAGCGGCGTGGTGCCGATATGCTGTTTCATGCACCTCGTAATATAATCCGCCTGGAAATGCAGCTCCTCTTCAAGTCCTGCAAGATTGAACGGCTGTCTCCAGTGGACATCCAGGTAGCCTGCCGCCGCCCGGGCCAGCCGGACCGCCGGCTCCGGCTGTGCAGTCCGTATGCATTCTGCCTGAAGTGCCTCCAGCAGCCCGGCCAGCAGCAGGTGGAGACGCAGCGCATTTTCTGCACTCAGCCGGTTGTGTATCTCGTTCATCTCATGTAGAATCGGCTCCAGCGCCCCTACATCGACAGTGGCGTATTTCGGCATGTACAGGCGCTGCTGTGCAGAGGGCTCCTCATCCTCCACCGTTCCCTTGGCCAGCAGGGATGACCAGGGAATATCCTCCCGCCGGATATACGCCGGCTTAGATTCATGGATGAAGTGCACCCAGTATATTTCTGTATCCTCCTCACACGCCCGGTAACCTTCATGTGACAGTCCCGCCTCCAGCACCAGTAGCTTACCCGGACCCACCGCATACTCCTTGTCCTCTTCTCTCATATAGAGCGTTCCGCGCTTCACCAGCAGCAGATCATACACACCGAAGGTGCGGGCGAAATGCCGGTCCCCCGGAGGCCAGACGGCATGTCCCACCGTTACAAATTGCGGCAGCGGCGGAATCGCTAATTCCAGACACAGCACTGGCTATCTCTCCTGTCCAAGTCGATTTTGTGCTATTCAAAGTCTATAATATCACTGGCTGCCCCGGCATAAAAGAGGTACATTGACTGGGAATCCGCTTTTCATCCAAATCGTATAAGGGGTTGTGTATCCATGCGTTTTCGTCAGGTTCACCTGGACTTCCATACTTCTGAATTAATTCCCGGCATCGGCAAAGATTTCTCCAAATCCCAATTTCAGTCCATGCTGCGCGCCGGTCATGTTGACTCTGTTACGGTATTCTCCAAATGCCATCACGGCTGGGCCTATCATCCCAGTGAAGCCAATGAAATCCATCCGCAGCTCTCCTTCGACCTTTTGGGGGACATGATCAGTGCAGCTCACGAAATCGGAGTCAAGACGCCGGTATATCTGTCCGCTGGCCTTGATGAGAAGCTGGCCCGCCGCCATCCCGAGTGGCTGATCCGTGATGCAGAGGACCGCACACGCTG
This window contains:
- a CDS encoding helix-turn-helix domain-containing protein codes for the protein MLCLELAIPPLPQFVTVGHAVWPPGDRHFARTFGVYDLLLVKRGTLYMREEDKEYAVGPGKLLVLEAGLSHEGYRACEEDTEIYWVHFIHESKPAYIRREDIPWSSLLAKGTVEDEEPSAQQRLYMPKYATVDVGALEPILHEMNEIHNRLSAENALRLHLLLAGLLEALQAECIRTAQPEPAVRLARAAAGYLDVHWRQPFNLAGLEEELHFQADYITRCMKQHIGTTPLQYVLHLRLEEAKKLLGGTVLGISEIAERVGIQDPNYLTRLFSSRFGLTPGAYRRRLRQRQDTAVSTETEEI